The Zonotrichia albicollis isolate bZonAlb1 chromosome 6, bZonAlb1.hap1, whole genome shotgun sequence genome window below encodes:
- the LOC102068301 gene encoding uncharacterized protein LOC102068301: MEVTTVFPSPASPTEVNDLCETDVTSVAIHSVTLLVCLCGLAGNWAVLWLLGYRCLSRNSTILYILVLTLLDFLFLLILLPSPLLFLLGNVSCSIIMPLQYVWFLVRVPLVSHSFCLYTLTCISIQRCRSIHCPLWLCCRCPQHLSWVVLALLITFITVFATMISLCFVQLSEHCWVSLISVHAFNLLLCAPILLISSTIFCIKVKPGSHQQQPKTLNIVICLIVLFTLPLSLWNLLQYFGYTVVSSQVVFLLACIHSTIKPFIYFLVERCWRPCSVGSLQLSLQRVFEETDTAHSHDPAMDTHPSMEVSTVSPSPASPTEGDDLCETDVTSVATHSVTLLICLCGLAGNGAVIGLRSLKILNSDFFMLAVIDFLFLLFAVASALIHLVEDVSCSPVLTLLYLNFPSQLSVLSYYWGLFWLMPSSNVWSMYKLCWLCCRWKLPERLLWVGIRIQYWAFFALFTVIPTVTFLWPSRQQELCRTALISMYTIILLLFVALLLISSTVDFIKAKWGSQQQQPKRCDIVIIIIAFFTFLLIL, translated from the exons ATGGAGGTGACCACCGTGTTCCCATCTCCTGCCTCACCCACTGAAGTTAATGATCTCTGTGAGACAGATGTCACCAGCGTGGCCATACACAGTGTGACCCTGCTCGTCTGCCTCTGTGGGCTGGCTGGGAactgggctgtgctctggctCCTTGGCTACCGCTGTTTGTCCAGGAACAGCACAATCCTTTACATTCTCGTGCTGACTCTTCTGgacttcctcttcctcctcattctGTTGCCCTCCcctctgctcttcctgctggGCAATGTGTCCTGCTCTATCATCATGCCCTTGCAGTATGTGTGGTTTCTTGTCAGGGTGCCACTGGTGTCACACAGCTTTTGTCTGTACACACTGACATGCATCAGCATCCAGAGGTGCCGCTCCATCCACTGCCcgctctggctctgctgccgCTGTCCCCAACACCTGTCATGGGTGGTGCTTGCCCTGCTCATCACTTTCATCACTGTCTTTGCCACCAtgatttctctgtgttttgtcCAGCTATCTGAGCACTGCTGGGTGTCTCTCATCTCTGTGCACGCCTTCAACCTTCTCCTCTGTGCTCCCATCCTGCTCATTTCCAGCACAATCTTCTGCATTAAGGTGAAGCCTGGCTCCCATCAGCAGCAACCCAAGACACTCAACATTGTTATCTGCCTCATTGTGCTCTTCACTCTGCCCCTCAGCCTCTGGAATTTACTGCAGTACTTCGGCTACACCGTTGTGTCCTCCCAGGTTGTTTTCCTGCTCGCCTGCATCCACAGCACCATCAAACCCTTCATCTACTTCCTGGTGGAGAGGTGCTGGAGGCCCTGCTCTGTGGGGTCCCTCCAGCTCTCCCTCCAGAGGGTCTTTGAGGAGACAGACACTGCACACAGCCATGATCCTGCCATGGACACA CATCCATCCATGGAGGTGAGCACCGTGTCCCCATCTCCTGCCTCACCCACTGAAGGAGATGATCTCTGTGAGACAGATGTCACCAGCGTGGCCACCCACAGTGTGACACTGCTCATCTGCCTCTGTGGGCTGGCTGGGAACGGGGCTGTCATCGGCCTGCGAAGCCTGAAAATCCTTAACTCTGACTTCTTTATGCTTGCTGTCATTgatttcctcttcctcctctttgcaGTCGCCTCCGCCCTCATCCACCTGGTGGAGGACGTGTCCTGCTCTCCTGTCTTGACCCTGTTGTACCTGAATTTCCCTTCTCAGCTCTCAGTGCTCTCCTACTACTGGGGGCTCTTCTGGCTGATGCCCAGCAGCAATGTGTGGTCTATGTacaagctctgctggctctgctgccgCTGGAAGCTTCCAGAGCGCCTGTTGTGGGTGGGGATCCGTATCCAATACTGGGCCTTCTTTGCTCTCTTCACTGTCATTCCCACGGTAACATTCCTGTGGCCATCACgccagcaggagctctgccGGACTGCTCTCATCTCCATGTACACCATCATCTTGCTCCTCTTTGTTGCACTCCTGCTCATTTCCAGCACAGTCGACTTCATTAAGGCCAAGtggggctcccagcagcagcagcccaagaGGTGTGACATAGTTATCATCATCATTGCGTTCTTCACATTCCTCCTTATCCTCTGa